AAACCCTGCTCGAGCTCATTCCCGGCGCGGTCGATGAGGTGGGCGGACCGACGATTCTGGCCACCTTCACGGTCATTGCCGCACTCTTGCCCATGGCTTTCGTCAGCGGCCTGATGGGCCCCTACATGGCGCCGATCCCGATCAACGCCAGCATGGGCATGCTGATCTCGCTGGCCGTGGCCTTCACCGTCACGCCATGGCTGGCACAGCACTGGATGAAGCGCCACACGGGCGCCACCGCACAGGTGCACACGGGGTTGGCTGCCAGGCTGGCACCGCTGTTCGAGCGGCTCTTCGCACCCTTGCTCGACGACCGGCGCGGCCCGCGCAACCGCGCGCTGCTGGGTCTGGCCGTGGCGGGCCTGATCGCCGTCTCGCTGCTGCTGCCCGCCGTGGGCTGGGTGCAGCTGAAGATGCTGCCGTTCGACAACAAGAGCGAGTTCCAGGTCGTCGTGGACCTGCCCGCGGGCACGCCGCCGGAGCACACCGCCGCCGTGCTGCACGAGCTGGGGGCCTACCTTGCCACCGTGCCCGAGGTCACCGACTTCCAGTCCCATGCGGGCACGGCCGGGCCGATCAACTTCAACGGCCTGGTGCGCCAGTACGACCTGAGAAGCGGCGGCCAGGCGGGCGACATCCAGGTGAACCTGCAGGGCCAGCACGCACGTGTGCAGCAAAGCCACGCCGTAGCCATGCGGGTGCGCCCGGCACTGCAGGAGATCGGCGCGCGCATGGGGGCCAACGTGAAGGTGGTGGAAGTGCCGCCCGGCCCGCCGGTGCTCTCGCCCATCGTGGCCGAAATCTACGGGCCGGATGCCGAGGGCCGGCGCACCGTGGCCAAGGCGGTGCGCCAGGCGATGGCCGAGACCGCGGGCATCGTCGATCTGGACGATTCGTCGATCGCCGATGCGCCCAGGAAGCTGGTGCTGGTGGACCGGCGCAAGGCCGCGCTGATGGGCGTGCGGCAAGGCGCCATCGTCTCCGCCCTGCACGCGGGCCTGGCAGGAGAGGCAGCGACCTGGCTGCACGATGCCCGGAGCAAATACGCCACGCCCGTCGTGCTGCAGCTGCCTGCCGAGCAGCATGGCAGCCTCGCCACCCTGCTGCAACTGCCGGTGCGCACCGCCAGCGGCGCGCTGGTGCCGGTCGGCGAACTGGTCACGGTGAGCGACACCCTGCGCGAGCAGCCCGTCTACCACAAGGACTTGCTGCCGGTGAATCTGGTCGTGGCCGACATGGCCGGCCGGGTGGACAGCCCGCTCTACGGCATGTTTGCCGCGCGCAGCCGCATCGCCCAGATCGTCGCACCCGACGGCGGGCAGCTGCAGGAGCACTTCTTTGCCCCCCCCGAAGACCCCTGGCGCGGCTACAGCCTGAAGTGGGATGGCGAGTGGCAGATCACCTGGGAGACCTTTCGCGACATGGGCGCCGCCTATGCGGTGGGGCTGGTGCTGATCTACCTGCTGGTCGTCGCGCACTTCGGCTCCTACCTCACGCCGCTGATCATCATGGCGCCGATCCCGCTGACCCTCATCGGCGTGATGCCGGGGCACGCGCTGCTGGGCGCGCAATACACCGCCACCAGCATGATCGGCATGATCGCGCTGGCGGGCATCATCGTGCGCAATTCCATCCTGCTGGTGGACTTCATCCGGCTGCAGGTGCAGGCCGGGATGGAATTCAGGCAGGCCATCGTGCAGTCCGCCATCACGCGCGCGCAGCCGATCCTGCTGACCGGCGTGGCGGCCATGCTGGGCGCCTTCTTCATCCTGAGCGATCCGATCTTCAACGGCCTGGCGATCTCGCTGATCTTCGGCATCGCCGTCTCCACGGTGCTGACGCTGGTCGTCATCCCCCTGCTCTATTACGTGGCCTACCGCAAGCACCTGGACGTGGTGCGTGGCCAGGGAGAAGCCGCATGACCACACAAACCATAGCTGTCAGCGCTTGCCCAGCAATGTCTGGAGGCCGATTTGGCTTGAAACTCTGGCTTGTGCTTGCCGCTGCCCTGCTGCTGGCCCCCAGGGCCCCGGCGCTGACCCTTGCCGAAGCCTGGCAGGCCGCCGAAGCGCACGACCGCCCGCTGGCCGCCGCCCGCGCCGCCGCCGGCGTGGCCGAGCCCCAACGCCAGCAAGCGCGGGCGCTGTGGCGTCCGCAGGTGGCGCTGACCGCCTCCGCCGGCCTGGGCGCCAGCGACACCCGCATGCACGGCGCGCAGTTCTCCGCGCCCGGCATGGGCACCGTGGAGGGCGCGGACTTCGCCACCTCCGTCCACGGCGGCGCGGCCACGCGCGTGGCGCTGCAGGCCAGCCAGCCGCTGTACAACCCGGTGCGGCGTGCCCAGCAGCAGCAGCTTGAGCTGCAGGCCGAGCAGACCGAACTGGCACTGCAGGCCGAGCGCCAGAGCGCCATGCTGCGCACCGCCAGCAGCTACCTGAGCCTGGCGCTCGCGCAGGAAAAGCTGCGCGTGCTGCAAGGCCAGATGCAGGCCGTGGACAGCGCCGCCAGGCAAGCGCAAGACCGCTTCGACCTCGGGGCCGCGCCGATTACCGCCGTACACGAAGCCGCCGCCGAGCTGGCCCGGCTCAAGGCGCAACTGGCCAGCGCCCAGGCCGACATCACCACGCGCATGCGCACGCTGGCCGATGCCACCGGCCTGCCGCCCGGGCGCCTCACGGTGCAACTGCCCGCCGCCGCCCGCCCCGAGCCGCGTGCGCTGGCGCTGTGGCAGCAGCTGGCCGAAGGCGCGAGCCTGCAGCTGCGCGAGCAGCGGCTGCAGACCCGGCTGGCCCAGGCCGAGCTCGACAAGTACGCGGCGGGCAGCCGCGCCAGCGTGGACCTGATCGCCCAGGCCGCGCACGAGCGCCTGGGTGGCCATGGCGACTTCGGCGCGGCGCGCAACACCGGCCTGAATGCGATGGTCGGCGTACAGCTCACGCTGCCGCTCTCCACCGGCGGCATGCGCTCGGGCCGCGCGCAGGAAGCCGCCGCGCGCCTGGCCGCCGCCCAGGCGCAGGAGGACGCACTGCGCGAACAACTGGCCCGCGAGATCGAAGCGGCATGGCTGGCCATGCACACCAGCGTCGAACAGGGCATGGCCCTGCAAGCCGCCCTCGGCGCCAGCCGCCTGCGCGAGGACGCCACCCACACCGGCTACGAGCTGGGCGAGCGCACGCTGCTGGACGTGCTGCGCGCGCGCAACGACGTGGCCGCCACGCAACTGCAGCTGGCGCAGGCGCGCGCGGGCGGCGTGCTCGCGCGCCTGCAACTGGCCGAGCGCGCCGGGCAGCTTGACGAGGCCGCGCTGCAGGACGCCAGCACCCCCCCGGGGCAGGGCACAAACCCATCCACACCCTGAAGCGCCGCCAGAACAACGCCCCACCCCACCACCCCAGCAGGAGACAGACATGGCCCACATCGTGATTCTTGGCGCAGGCACCGGCGGCATGCCGGCCGCCTATGAACTGCGCGCGCTGCTCGACAGGACGCACCGCATCACCGTGGTCAACGCGGTCGACTACTTCCAGTTCGTGCCTTCCAACCCCTGGGTGGCGGTGGGCTGGCGCGAGCGCCGGGCAACCACCCTGCCGATTGCGCCCAGCCTGGCCAAGAAGGACATCGCCTTCATCGCGCAGCGCGTGGACGAGATCGATGCCGAAGGCAGCTCGCTCACGCTGGCCGACGGCGAGCGACTGGCCTACGACTACCTCGTGATCACCACCGGCCCCAAGCTCGCCTTCGATGAGGTGCCGGGCAGCGGCCCCCAGGGCGGGCACACGCAGTCGATCTGCACCGTGGACCACGCCGAAGCGGCCTGGGCCGAGTACCAGCGCTTCCTGCAGGACCCCGGCCCGGCCATCGTCGGCGCCATGCCCGGCGCCTCGTGCTTCGGCCCGGCCTACGAGTTTGCCTTCATCTTCAACAAGGACCTGCAAAGACGCAAGCTGCGCCACAAGGTGCCGCTGACCTTCGTCACCAGCGAGCCCTACATCGGCCACATGGGGCTGGCGGGCGTGGGCGACTCCAAGACGCTGCTGGAAAGCGAGCTGCGCAGCTTCGACATCAGGTGGATCACCAACGCCAAAACCACCCGGGTTGAGCAGGGCAGGATGTTCGTCACCGAGGTGGACGAGGCAGGCCAGCCCAAGAAGGAGCACGAGCTGCCCTTCAAATACGCCATGATGCTGCCCGCCTTCAAGGGCGTGGACGCGGTGGCCGCCGTCGAGGGCCTGTGCAATCCGCGCGGCTTCGTCTTGATCGACGAGCACCAGCGCAGCAAGAAGTGGCGCAACATCTTCTCGGCCGGCGTGTGCGTGGCCATCCCGCCGGTCGAGGCCACGCCCGTGCCCACGGGCGCGCCCAAGACCGGCTACATGATCGAGACCATGGTCTCGGCCATCTGCCACAACATCGCCGCCGAGCTTGCGGGCAGGCCCGAAGAGGCCACCGCCAAGGCCACCTGGAACGCGATCTGCCTGGCCGACATGGGCGACACCGGCGCCGCCTTCGTCGCGCTGCCGCAGATCCCGCCGCGCAACGTCAACTGGTTCAAGAAGGGCAGGTGGGTGCACCTGGGCAAGATCGCGTTCGAAAAATACTTCATGCACAAGATGAAGACCGGCTCGCCCGAGCCCTTTTATGAGAAGCACGTGCTCAAGGCGCTGGGCATAGAGCGGCTGGAGAAAACCCGATGAACGCCCCGGGGCACGCCTCGGAATCGACGCGCCTGAAAGGGTCAGGCTGCCAGGTTCATGATGCGCCATGCCCTCGCGGGCAAGGAGGCCGAGCACTATGAGCAGTCCCGGAATCACCGTCCTCGGCAGCGGCTTCGGCGCGCTGAGCACCGTGCGCGAGCTGCGGGCGCGCCTGTGCACCGCCCCCATCACCCTCATATCGCCGCGTGCCGAACTGCACTACCTGCCCGGCAGCATCTGGATACCGAGCGGCCGGCGCCGACGCGAAGACCTGGTCGTGCCGCTTGCGCCCTTCTTCGAGCGCATGAAGGTGCGCCACGTTCAGGCCGAGGTGACGGGGCTGGAGGACGCCGGCCGCACGGTGCTGATCCGCGGCGCAGAAAGAATTGCCAACGACGCCCTGGTGATCGCCACCGGCGGGCGCTTCATCAGGAAGCTGC
This portion of the Comamonas flocculans genome encodes:
- a CDS encoding efflux RND transporter permease subunit; this encodes MGTNAKHAPGLSGRVAQAFQNAQITPLLALVALLLGIFAVLVTPREEEPQIDVTMANVIVPFPGAQVAEVEALIATPAEQVLAQMQGVEHVTSVSQPGSAVLTVQFKVGVARTEALVRLHDVLRSNADWLPRGLGAMEPIVRPKGIDDVPIVTLALYSEAPDGNAYDLERVAHSVEVELKRVPGTRSVTTLGGPGRVVLVQLDPARMAGSGITVDMLRGALQSANQGLPLGELLTGNQAVAIEAGPQLSRADEVADIVVGTHGGKPVFLKDVASVRDGPPPAMHYVWHSIVRDGVASEYPAVTLAVTKKAGENAIDVAQAVMARVRQLKNTVIPAEVQVAETRDYGATANDKAQKLIQKLAFATLSVVALVFFALGRRESLIVGVAVGLTLAATLFASWAWGFTLNRVSLFALIFSIGILVDDAIVVVENIHRHQALHPEKTLLELIPGAVDEVGGPTILATFTVIAALLPMAFVSGLMGPYMAPIPINASMGMLISLAVAFTVTPWLAQHWMKRHTGATAQVHTGLAARLAPLFERLFAPLLDDRRGPRNRALLGLAVAGLIAVSLLLPAVGWVQLKMLPFDNKSEFQVVVDLPAGTPPEHTAAVLHELGAYLATVPEVTDFQSHAGTAGPINFNGLVRQYDLRSGGQAGDIQVNLQGQHARVQQSHAVAMRVRPALQEIGARMGANVKVVEVPPGPPVLSPIVAEIYGPDAEGRRTVAKAVRQAMAETAGIVDLDDSSIADAPRKLVLVDRRKAALMGVRQGAIVSALHAGLAGEAATWLHDARSKYATPVVLQLPAEQHGSLATLLQLPVRTASGALVPVGELVTVSDTLREQPVYHKDLLPVNLVVADMAGRVDSPLYGMFAARSRIAQIVAPDGGQLQEHFFAPPEDPWRGYSLKWDGEWQITWETFRDMGAAYAVGLVLIYLLVVAHFGSYLTPLIIMAPIPLTLIGVMPGHALLGAQYTATSMIGMIALAGIIVRNSILLVDFIRLQVQAGMEFRQAIVQSAITRAQPILLTGVAAMLGAFFILSDPIFNGLAISLIFGIAVSTVLTLVVIPLLYYVAYRKHLDVVRGQGEAA
- a CDS encoding TolC family protein → MKLWLVLAAALLLAPRAPALTLAEAWQAAEAHDRPLAAARAAAGVAEPQRQQARALWRPQVALTASAGLGASDTRMHGAQFSAPGMGTVEGADFATSVHGGAATRVALQASQPLYNPVRRAQQQQLELQAEQTELALQAERQSAMLRTASSYLSLALAQEKLRVLQGQMQAVDSAARQAQDRFDLGAAPITAVHEAAAELARLKAQLASAQADITTRMRTLADATGLPPGRLTVQLPAAARPEPRALALWQQLAEGASLQLREQRLQTRLAQAELDKYAAGSRASVDLIAQAAHERLGGHGDFGAARNTGLNAMVGVQLTLPLSTGGMRSGRAQEAAARLAAAQAQEDALREQLAREIEAAWLAMHTSVEQGMALQAALGASRLREDATHTGYELGERTLLDVLRARNDVAATQLQLAQARAGGVLARLQLAERAGQLDEAALQDASTPPGQGTNPSTP
- a CDS encoding NAD(P)/FAD-dependent oxidoreductase, producing MAHIVILGAGTGGMPAAYELRALLDRTHRITVVNAVDYFQFVPSNPWVAVGWRERRATTLPIAPSLAKKDIAFIAQRVDEIDAEGSSLTLADGERLAYDYLVITTGPKLAFDEVPGSGPQGGHTQSICTVDHAEAAWAEYQRFLQDPGPAIVGAMPGASCFGPAYEFAFIFNKDLQRRKLRHKVPLTFVTSEPYIGHMGLAGVGDSKTLLESELRSFDIRWITNAKTTRVEQGRMFVTEVDEAGQPKKEHELPFKYAMMLPAFKGVDAVAAVEGLCNPRGFVLIDEHQRSKKWRNIFSAGVCVAIPPVEATPVPTGAPKTGYMIETMVSAICHNIAAELAGRPEEATAKATWNAICLADMGDTGAAFVALPQIPPRNVNWFKKGRWVHLGKIAFEKYFMHKMKTGSPEPFYEKHVLKALGIERLEKTR